One Scyliorhinus canicula chromosome 14, sScyCan1.1, whole genome shotgun sequence genomic region harbors:
- the LOC119977229 gene encoding histidine-rich glycoprotein-like, with product MELRTAPMLNFGRHLLTGMYISASDEAPNHQHHITSTSSPAPYHQRQSPASHHQHHITSTISPAPHHQHHITSTSSPAPYHQHHITSTISPAPHHQHHITSTISPAPHHQHKITSTNHQHIFTSTSTPAPHHHITSTTSPAPHQQHYITFAASLAPHHQHHFTSTTSPTLHHQHHSTNTSPSGGHHQQITSTTSSVPYYLHHITRTLSLASYHHNHNTLSSPYHQHHITSTSSPVSHHQHRIGSTSTPAPHHLITSTTSPAPHHQPLNTSTTPPHHQHQSPAPHHQHHNTSTTPPHHQHHITSPSSPAHHHQHQSPASHHQHHITSTSTPAPHHLITSTSSPALHHQHLITSPSSPAPHHRHHITSTPSPASHHQHIITSTTSPAPITSTSSPALHHEHHTTNTSPIGGHHQQITSTTSPAPYYLHHITSTTTP from the exons ATGGAGTTGAGAACTGCGCCAATGTTAAACTTTGGGCGCCATCTACTGACGGGGATGTACATTTCAGCATCTGACGAAG CACCTAATCACCAGCACCATATCACCAGCACCTCATCACCAGCACCATATCACCAACGCCAATCACCAGCATCTCATCACCAGCACCATATCACCAGCACCATATCACCAGCACCTCATCACCAGCACCATATCACCAGCACCTCATCACCAGCACCATATCACCAGCACCATATCACCAGCACCATATCACCAGCACCTCATCACCAGCACCATATCACCAGCACCATATCACCAGCACCTCATCACCAGCACAAGATCACTAGCACCAATCACCAGCACATCTTCACCAGCACCTCAACACCAGCACCACACCaccacatcaccagcaccacatcaccAGCCCCTCATCAACAGCACTACATCACCTTCGCCGCATCACTGGCACCTCATCACCAGCACcacttcaccagcaccacatcaccAACACTTCACCACCAgcaccacagcaccaacacctCACCATCTGGTGGACATCACCAGCAgatcaccagcaccacatcatCAGTGCCATATTATCTGCACCATATCACCAGAACCTTATCATTAGCTTCTTATCACCACAACCACAACACCTTAAGTTCACCATATCACCAGCACCATATCACCAGCACCTCATCACCAGTATCACATCACCAGCACCGCATCGGCAGCACCTCAACACCAGCACCACACCACctcatcaccagcaccacatcaccagcaccacatcaccAGCCCCTCAACACCAGCACCACACCACCTCATCACCAGCACCAATCACCAGCACCTCATCACCAACACCACAACACCAGCACCACACCACctcatcaccagcaccacatcaccAGCCCCTCATCACCAGCACATCATCACCAGCACCAATCACCAGCATctcatcaccagcaccacatcaccagcacctcaACACCAGCACCACACCACCTCATCACCAGCACCTCATCACCAGCACTTCATCACCAGCACCTCATCACCAGCCCCTCATCACCAGCACCCCATCACCGGCACCACATCACCAGCACCCCATCACCGGCATCACATCACCAGCACATCATCACCAGCACAACATCACCAGCACCAATCACCAGCACCTCATCACCAGCTCTTCACCACGAGCACCATACCACCAACACCTCACCAATTGGTGGACATCACCAGCAGATCACAAGCACCACATCACCAGCACCATATTACCTGCATCATATCACCAGCACCACAACACCTTAA